The DNA segment CAGCCGCCGTTCGCGCGTCGGCGGAGAATGAAGGAAACACCGCGTGTGGCGTGGAGTGGGGCGAGGTGCACGCGGAGCTCGCGTGCAGACGCTTCCACGGCCCTCCCGAGTGGGGGATCCGCGAGCGTGTCCCGCATTTGCGGCAGCGTGGCGATGAGACGCACCAAGTGAAGCGAATCGAGGCCGAGCCGGCGCGGTGTCGGCGTCTCCTGGCCCCAGGCCGCAAGCGGAAGTGAGAAATGAGGAGGAGGCGCACTTCACGAGTGTACTTGGCGCGCAGGAGAGGACGCCTAACGTCTGGGTCGAGCTGCAACTGGCGTATAACAGAGGCGGCGTAGCCGCCTTCCGCACATCCTGCCAGTTGTCAGCTCCAACCGCATGTTAGGCGCCCCTGACGAAGCCAACAGGGCTGTGGCCTCCTTCGTGACCCAGTTGCGGCTGGGCGCTGACGCTGAAGTACTGACGCGCGCCCGGAGATGGTCGACAATGTCCAGCCACGGCACTGCGTGCTCAATCACAAGAGTCTCCAGCTCCCGCGCCCCGACATTCTGCTGCATCGGTTTCGAAGTCGAGCAGGAGCTTAGCGCTCCCGGTTCGGCCATGAGTCACTGCCGGAGGCGGATGCGGATGGGCAGGAGGCTCCGCTCGGCCGCTCGCGGTCACCAGCGCGCGGTAGACGCCAAGATTGACGAACGACGGCCCCCATTGGGACCCCCTGAGATTGAAGACGCCCACCGCTGGCGCGTTGGTCCTCCGCCATGTTGCTCCTGCCTTCCCGAATCCCGCTGCCTTGAGCGCCGGCGAGAGCATGCTGAAGCCACTTGGAGTTATCGGATGCCATCAGTCGGTGCGCCTAACGTTAGCGTTGAGCTGCGAGGGCCAGCTTAGAGTGCGGCCGCAGGCCGCACGAATCAATAGCGCCCTCGTCTGCTCCAATGCAGTGTTAGGTGGCCTCGCGCGCTAGCGACGCGGGCGCCAGGCTGCGTCAGTGGCATCGCCTCCAAGCACGTCCGGGCCCTCTGATCCGTCCGGCCGCACTGTGCGTAGCGTCGCCCGAGGGTACGACACGGACGGCAGCCCACCCCGATTCTGCTGAAAGAGAATGGACCGACCGTCCGGAGACCAACGCGGAAGATTATCGCCTGCTCCCAACAGAACGGCCGCGTCAGGAGTGGTGATGCGGGTCTCCGATGTTCCATCGCGATTGACCACGAAGATCGCACTGCTCACTTGGTAGTGCCCGGCAAAGACGAGCCGCCTTCCGTCCGGTGACCAGTCAGGGCCACTGGCTTCCACCGTCGAGACAACCCGGCGAAGCGCACCCGTGGCTGCATCGATCACAATGAGGCGTCGATCTGGATAGCGAACGCCGGCGATTTCCCGACCATCTGGCGACCACGTCGGAGTCTCGGCATAGAAGCGCTGAGTGCCAAGCGGTACGGCGCCCGCCCCGGCGGGCCCTCCCACGAAGAGAAGGTAGCCCACATTGAAAAAGCCTCCCGTGAAGAAGGCAAGATGAGCGCCGTCAGGAGACCACGCCGCGGAGCCGGTGAACTCGTTCGGGGATCCGGTCGACTCGTTCGGGCCAACGATGACCGTCTCGCGTCCGTCGGGCAGCGAGACCAAGACGAGGTCAGTGCTGGGGTAGGCAGCATCACGCCGCAGCGAGCGATTCACTACGACGCGAGTCCCGTCGGGCGACCACCGCACCGCTGAGAGTTGGTAGTCAGCGAGTGACCCCGATAATGGCGGCGTGAGCACTCGCTGCGGCTCGTGCCATCGAGGCGCGCCGTATAGAGCATCGCGGCTCCTTCGCGCCAGCTAACAAATGCGATCTCATCCACTGCGTTAATGGGCGCAGTGTTGTCTGCGCACGCCAGCGCAATAGCGGCGTGTCCAAGCACAAACAGGGATCGTGCCGGTCTGCTGAAGCGAACCAACGTCAACATAGTACCTCCTCTCCTTGACCACCTAACGTCCAGCTGAGCTGCGCGGGCATCAGATAGAGTGCGTCCGAAGGGCGCACGAATCAATAGCGCCCGCGTCTGCTCCAGCGTTAGTTAGGCATCACGCGGGGCGGGAAGTGGCACGGCAGTGTCGGCGCATCCAAGTGACAAGCAGCGGCACGGGGTCCGCCTGCGACGCCGAGAGTGGCGTGAAGTCGCTCTGGACGGCCGCGCGCACCGCGGCGGAATCGTCGGCCTCGAGCATCGTTTGCCGCCGGGCGTGCTCGACGGGGTCCATGGACGCCCGCCCCGTGGCGCCAGTGGCGGGGCCGCTGGGACCGAGAGCGACCATAGCAGTGAGCACAGGCCCCTGGCTCGGGAGCGATGGGCTGAATGAACATCACCGAGCTCCTCGACGGCTATCCCGGCCACGAGCACAACTATCCGGTGTATCCGCTGTTCAAGGATGTGGTCGAGCTGGTGGCGCAGAGCGGGATCACCTACACGCCTACGCTGCTGGTCGCCTATGGCGGGCCGTGGACGGAGAACTACTGGTACGAACACTCCGACATTCACGCTGACGCCAAGCTGCGGCGCTTCATGCCGCCTTCGGAGATCGACCAGCGGTCGATGCGGCGCCCGCAATGGTTTCGCGACGACCAGTACATCCATCCCCGCCTCGCCGAGCAGGCGAAGAAGATCATCGACGCCGGTGGAAAGGTCGGACTGGGCGGGCACGGCCAGCTGCAATGGCTGGGCGTCCAGTGGGAGTTGTGGTCGCTCGCGTCGGGCGGAATCGCCCCGATCGACGTGATCCGGATCGGCTCGCTCACCGGTGCCGATGCCATCGGCGTTGCGGGAGATCTGGGGTCGCTCGAACCGTGCAAGCTGGCCGACCTGCAGGTGCTCGACGCGAATCCACTCGACGACATCCGCAATACCAACACCATTCGCTACGTCATGAAGGACGGGCGGCTTTCTGATGGGGACACGCTCGACGAACGCTGGCCGCGCAAGCGGGAGCGGCCCAGGCCGTGGTGGATGGACGGGAGCGAAGCAGCGCGGGGGACGGGGCAGTAGCGCCGCGTCGTCCCACGACTCAGCGTCGGCGATGGTGCAACCTCGCCCTTCCGATGTCCACCGCGCCGAGCGCTACGAGTCGAGCGCCTCGTCTGGCGGCGGCGACCATTCCCACCCGATGCCGCGTGGCGTGTCGCTCGCCAGCCAGCCTAACGCGCGCAGGAACGTGCGCGCGTAGCGCTGCGCGGTGACGGCGAGTTCGGATGCGTCATGCCCTGGTGTCTCGTCACCCTCGACCGCCACGGTGTTCGCCAGCAGCGCTCCCACGAACATGCGCACCGCGGCCTCGCGGTCGCGCGGGAGCGCCGGATCCTCGTAGCCGAGTCGCGTCACATAGGCGTCGAGCACCGTGATACTGTGGCTAACGACCTCCGTCGCCTCGCGGCGGATCTGCTCGTGCGCGCGCTGCACGGCAAAGCACTGGCGCAGCAACGCGGCCAGATGGCGCAACCGCTGCCACTCGGCCGCGTACCAGGCCGCCAGCTCGCTGGGCGGATCGAGGGGAAACTGCGGGAGCGAGGCCGGGCGCTCTTGCATCGAGCACGCGTGCACCGCTTCGTCGATCAACTCGTCCTTCGTTCCAAACAGCCGGAAGAGCGTGACCTCGTTCACCGATGCTGCCTCGGCGATGCGCCGGCTCGTCGCTCCGGCCGGCCCGTACGCGGCGAAGACACTGGCCGCAGCCGCCAGCAGTCGCTCGCGCGCTTCGGGCTTGGGTGTCTCGAGCATCGTCGCGTCCGTCATCTCATGGCTCGCCATCGCTCAGTCTCCCCAGATCGGCTGC comes from the Gemmatimonadota bacterium genome and includes:
- a CDS encoding DUF4304 domain-containing protein gives rise to the protein MLSPALKAAGFGKAGATWRRTNAPAVGVFNLRGSQWGPSFVNLGVYRALVTASGRAEPPAHPHPPPAVTHGRTGSAKLLLDFETDAAECRGAGAGDSCD
- a CDS encoding PD40 domain-containing protein, translated to MNRSLRRDAAYPSTDLVLVSLPDGRETVIVGPNESTGSPNEFTGSAAWSPDGAHLAFFTGGFFNVGYLLFVGGPAGAGAVPLGTQRFYAETPTWSPDGREIAGVRYPDRRLIVIDAATGALRRVVSTVEASGPDWSPDGRRLVFAGHYQVSSAIFVVNRDGTSETRITTPDAAVLLGAGDNLPRWSPDGRSILFQQNRGGLPSVSYPRATLRTVRPDGSEGPDVLGGDATDAAWRPRR
- a CDS encoding amidohydrolase family protein, with product MNITELLDGYPGHEHNYPVYPLFKDVVELVAQSGITYTPTLLVAYGGPWTENYWYEHSDIHADAKLRRFMPPSEIDQRSMRRPQWFRDDQYIHPRLAEQAKKIIDAGGKVGLGGHGQLQWLGVQWELWSLASGGIAPIDVIRIGSLTGADAIGVAGDLGSLEPCKLADLQVLDANPLDDIRNTNTIRYVMKDGRLSDGDTLDERWPRKRERPRPWWMDGSEAARGTGQ
- a CDS encoding TetR/AcrR family transcriptional regulator, whose product is MLETPKPEARERLLAAAASVFAAYGPAGATSRRIAEAASVNEVTLFRLFGTKDELIDEAVHACSMQERPASLPQFPLDPPSELAAWYAAEWQRLRHLAALLRQCFAVQRAHEQIRREATEVVSHSITVLDAYVTRLGYEDPALPRDREAAVRMFVGALLANTVAVEGDETPGHDASELAVTAQRYARTFLRALGWLASDTPRGIGWEWSPPPDEALDS